In Zingiber officinale cultivar Zhangliang chromosome 3A, Zo_v1.1, whole genome shotgun sequence, the DNA window TCATCTTATGTTTTTATACAAGCTTTTAGGGACCATATTCATGAGTTGAATCCATTTAAATGTCCCAAAAAAACTGAAAGGAAGATGGCAATTTTCTTGTGATTGGGTTTGACCTTCatttttgttattttaatttttatagattAAACGTTTGAGTGTACTAAATATGTTGCTTCCAGTACACTAATCCACAGTGCATTAAATATGTCTCTTCTCAGCCCACTTACAGAAATTTAATAAACTACAAAACAAACActgtccaaaaaaaaaaaaaaaaatctaactcagTATCAATTAATTACTAACCAAGCTACTCAAAGATGCTACTGTTTCTTGGAAGATTAAGCAATTAATTTTGCAATGTAatcatgattaattgattaaaaataaataaactagaACACATTAAGTGCATAGTAACaaattacaaaagaaacaagATTCCAAGATTCATTTTTTACTTTAACTTGTTATATTCAAAATCAATTAGAAATTTAAGACTAACTAAATTGCAAGAACATAAAAGATTTTGCggtgaaaaaaaaactaatattttCTTGAGAAGAATGATAAAATAAACTTTAATTGTGTTGTCCCACCACCAATGAAGCAGCTTGCAAGTCCTATGACTATGAGTGAACATCTGCCTATCACCACAAGCAGCAGATAAAAGAGTGATGTGGATGATGCATGTCCACtccttttttaaatttaatttatatttttataatttagaaaGTTTACATTCTTAAATTCATCtaccaaataaatttgaaatataatttattGAGGTCgatctccaaaattatttttattaaaattggaattttgattCTGTTATTTATCTGTCGAATGCTTTACCACTACATTCTGATAACTCTGTTTCCCATAAGAATCCATAACATGGGAAGCGTACAGATCCCCAACATCTATGGTGTGCCATGCATGTGCATCTTGTTAGATTCTGGGCCCACTCGTTAGATGCTGACATTAGCCTCTCTTTTCGACATGAACTACGACATTCAATGCCATTCTTATCAATATCTTATAAAAATAAACATAActaaaatttaatgaaaaatccacataataataataatagatatTTATTTCACTCATATAGTTTATGTAAGAATTGATATTGTTTGAAAAAGAATAATTCATGTAGTTAGGATAAATGTGGACAAAGTGTTTTGAGTGCAAGAGAATAAAGCATCATCAACTCTTTAAGCAAGTCTTCACCAGATCAATCTTACTAATTCATTCATTTCATTGGATATTTTTTACTTTCACCAATAATTACATTTATACAATTTTGCTCCAGTCCTATCTACCTGACTGGCCAATGCATCAATCAGAGTAATTATTATACAATTCACTGAAGAGGCCCCAACCTTATTCTTGGCCCTCCTCACAAGCAAATCACTAATTCATAGCCATATTAAGTTGTTGTTGTTTTCTTCTATACATACACAATCACACTTCAAGCAACAAAAGACTGTCTACAGAAAACTACTTGAATTGCTGCAGTTATAGTTTGGATAAATGGGAGGTTTTTGTTGCTGCCTCTTTGAGTAATTATTGTTGCTGTTATTGTTTTCCATTGATGATGTGGTGGGTCTCCTtgacttgttcttctttcttggaGCAGTAGACTTGGGGATGAAGACTCCAGTTCCTTTTCTCTCCCTTCTCTGGACCACCTCACTTATGTATGGTGGCATCAACATTATCATCTGGGGCATGTAAGCAATCTCCTACATATATTAAACATCAAACAATTAATAGAGCCACCAGCAATTCtaactataattaattaaaaaacttttcttttttttttttgttaaaaaaaggtGTTTTGAAGAGGTATTTGATGTGGGGGGAAGTAAAAGAAGAGGTATGAATTGGCTACCAGTTGATGAGAACTTTATGGCTTGTACTTCACAATTGGATTACTCCAACAAGGAAAATTGATGTTTGTTCCGAATGTTTATTGGTTGAGCAACTTTTCTTGAGGAACAAAAGGCTACGTAACATGATCAGGAACAGGAAGAAAGCATGAAAATGTTCAGAAATGCAAGATCAAGAAACAAGAGGAGAAGGAACAGATTCATGGCAGAATAATTTGTCCTCTTCTAGAGGGGAAAAAGAGAAATTCAGTGAGGAAATTTGCTGTAGTAATATACCTGAACTGGAAGGGGAGGGCACTGAGTTGGGAATTCTTCGTCATCGTCCATGATCAGCATGGCAAGTTGCTTGTTTAGATCTGCAAAAAACGCTTCATCTTCTACGTCCAAAGCCATACTCCACAACTAGTGCTGGAATTCTTTCACTTGAAAAAGGAGGAGAAGGGATCCAACTCCACTTCCTGCCTTGCTATCTTAATTTGTAGGGTGAGTTGGCTTGACTCTTCGTTGCTGTCCTTTCCTGTTGGTTGGGTTGGCCACGGACTTTAATAGACAAAGGCAAGGAGGAGAGGCATGTGGGTTGGGGGAGAATTTGTGACAAAAAGTGAATACGTTTGTCTCGGCGCCCTCGTAAGTCCATCTTAAGATAAATACGGAAGAGGTAAATTACGATGACTGAGAAGACTAAGTGGTAGATGGAGAGAGTTTACACGGGTTGCAGAGATTAATGCCCCACTAATCCCGAGAATTTGGGACCTAGTGTAGGTTGGCCAATCCCCTTTGAGGTCTAACAGAATTTCAAGGttttctcatttatatttttttttataattcagatATTGAACTGTTCAAACTAATCAATCCAAGATATGATCAGTCCATCCTAAGAAAATTTTGCATCGGCTACCAGATTAATCGAGAAGCACGAACGATGTATCAGTCCGCAGCCAACATTCTAAAATTGTCTTCTCTTTGGAATAAAGTAATCTATAATGCACCGCAGCTAGCAATCGATACGTAAATATTCCTTTTCAcgtattgattcaaatctacttgATGCCCGTCGATGGAGGTATTGTGGATTTTGAGAGCAAACTTTGAGGACTTCACTCATTTGCAAAAAGTCCCTTGTTTGAACTTCTCACAGGTAGTAAATTTATTAAATGATAGAAAATGATTTTAGATGCAAACTAGAAATATAAATTTAAGATCTTGATTAACAAGATACCTATTAGGGGTGGTAATTTTTGATCCAACATGAAAATATGACTCaaactaaatatgaaaaaaaatcatattaggaTCAGGTCTTATTAGCTTCAGGTAGGGTTCGAATCAACTTGATTGACATGATTAATAATTGAATCAGGTTTGGATCAATCTCAAATAATCCGATTACAACCTACGAATCCGTATATGAATATTTTCGGGTCAAGATCATGTCAGATTCAAGTTGAGTTTGAGTTGAAATaagtatattttaataaaataggtATTTTCGGGTCGGATTTGGGTTGAGTTCGGGTTAAgttgaatatatttttataaatggaTCATTTCAGGTCGGGACGGCTTCAGGTTGGATTCGGGTTATAGGTCATTTTAGATCGAATTTGGATCAAATATAGATAAATGGATTGAATTCAGATTAAACAATTTGATCCAAAATACTAATTAGGTCGGGTTCAACTTTTGATATTTCAATCAAACCGGTCAATCCGAATCTACCAATCTGAATCTGATTATAATTACCACCCCTAATACCTGCACCCTAAAAGATAATCTTGTATACGAGATATTTTAAAGTAGAATATATTGTAGGCAGTTTGATTCTGTTTAAAAAGACGTCATTTTAACGATTCAAAACTCATGAGTTTTTAGGCACACAATAACAATTTACTTGAATCCATAACGACAaatgtttaatttaaaaataagtaattGTTAGCCAATAGACTTTATCAGATTTCGGACCTTTCAGCATTATCGCCAAAAGCCCTCCTGCAGCTCCCAACTCAGGGCGGGCGAAGGGATGTGTCATTTTCCCTTCAACAGTGTTTGCACGTCACTGTCAATCAAATTTATGAGTTTTGGGAAAGAAACAGTGAACGGATAAGAATCTGTAGAGTTTCCAATGTAGATTCGAAGTTCAGGAATAGATAAGCTTTCTAACTTCAATTGCCTGCCATTGAATGTGGCTGGCAGTGTGGTCAGTAAGCACAGTAGAAAGATTTTCCATCCACGTCGATGACAGTGGAGCTTTGATCTTGCTCTAAACGGATGGTTTTGGTTGCTGACCCAATCCGAGAAATTTAGAGTCCACTAATTTCAATTCTTCAAATTTCGGACTACTCCACTTTTGTCCGACTGGAAATTTAGAGTCCAATTTATCAAAATTGAAATAATTCATGTTTCAATCTTGCAGATGTATACCTAGGCAGCAAAGAAAGCAAGTGcactataaaaagccaaaatcaAGTCTTGCAGTTTGCTTGAACCCAGAGAGCAGGCTAACCAGTTCTACGCCTCTGGCTTGTCTTCAGCTCCAATCACAATTTGATTGCTAGCAAATTGAAGTGATCTAGTCGTATTAACCCAGTTCTCATTTATATTTCTTTAGGAAAGAAAAACATTCAAATAAAAGGTGAATGCTAGCAATGAACAATCAAATAAGCACCAAGGGCTTCTGATAAGGATCTGACTAGATAACAAAAAGTTGTATGCGAAGTTCAACCTTCTTTTCCAAAGTGGAGAGAGAAGTCGGCATCCCTAATGCCCCAAACAACTGGACTGGTTCTTTCCAATGACatgcttgtatttttatttttgtttttttaataatctaAGTGCCTAAGCTTCACATGACTAATTTTAAAGGTAGATATATCATAATTTATGCACGGCCTTCAGAATATTTATCTCTATTGAAATTCAAACTTTGATCCTTTATCACTGCTTGTACATTTCTCAGTGGCCGAAGTTACACAAGACGTTGTTCAATTGCACCAAATTATCCAATCCTTATTTTTATTAAAGGATACTTTAGTTTGTTGAACTCCACTGATCCGGATAAGTTGTGTAGAGAATTGAGTGGATGCTACAGCAGGTACTCGGTGCTATCAAAGCATGAAGACAGCAGAGCTGCTACACCACATAACCTTAATTTTTGTCATTccgttgattttaaaaaataataaattaaaattcatgTATCAATGCTTTTTGGCTCTATACCTGAATGGTGCTGGGACCGATTACATTCCATCGTTGCATGCTTCATCTTTTTGCCAGCGCTGTCATTGGCAGTTCACATATAGCTGGCCTGAAAAGAATAATGGAAACACAGCTAGGTCTACTTGTGTCAAGAGTCCCTTCGACTTCTTGTGATGGAAACTAGTTGTCGGTTTGTGATGGGGAATGGACTCAACTTGCAGTAGGATGCATCATAAAGTTAAGTTGCAATTAGTATATGACGATCTTCTGAAGGCTGATGAAAGTGGCCATCTTTTGCTATTAGCAGGCTCTTTAATCAAACCTGAGTAACTTGCTTTTCCATCATCGCTTGGACTCTGGTCTCTGGGTACTTATTCTACTTAAACCTGTGTAAAATTTTCATGTACATATATACTTCTGTCGCAATAAATTAGAAAAAACAAATACTAGTACAACCACAATCTGATACGCATCTTCAAAGAAAGACTGGATGCAAAGAGTAACATCATCAGAGATCCAATCTCGGGGGAGCTGAAATCTTGATGCAAAGTTCATGTAGTGCTGTTTTACAGTGTTAGCCTATTCTGTTCAATTCATACGAGAAACAAATCCCAACTTAAAGATGATAATTTTAGTCTATTTATCTGAACCACAAAAAAGCTATGACTGAAAATTACACTTAAATAGCTTCCATCTGTTCAAATAAAAAACGGAAGGATGATTCTAATAGTTGTGTGATTTGGACATGTTCAGAAGAATCCTTGAGCTGGAAACTGGAAAGAAATGCAAAGGTAGAATTTATAGCCGAGATAGTTTATGAGCTCTGCTTGAGGCCTCATCAGTAACCCTTTTAAAGACAACACGGAGTTTCCTCAGGAATGATGTGTCCCTTGGAACTTTATCAATGAGGTCAAACATGCGGAGCTGGAGATTGGCTCGTGTCATTTCTTCCAGTATAGGGAGAGATTGCATGTAAAGATTTTTGCCCCTGTACGTGACACTAGCTTTTGACACGAGAAGCTTTCGATGTTTGCCAACAAGTTCGATGAACTATGGAATATAGATAAAAAATATTAGTAAATTTTGTTGATCAGAATCTGACTAACTAGAAatgaattataatatatgtatgaatatgtatataattaatatataaatatgatatgACTAAAATGTCCATGTATAATGTATGCATGCATATATTCTGGCTGGCCAGATTCTGACCATTTAACAttaccaaaaaaaaatatatatataacacacAAAAACACGAAGCAGTTAGgcagaagagagaaaaagaaaaagggaaaaaactTCCACAACTAATAACGTGAGCATGTTATATACAACAGTTTCTTTTCAGAAAGTGGGTTATTTATGGTgctacacaaaaaaaaaatgcagaaagGAACCCGCACCTCTTTTTCCTTTTGTGAAAGATACATATACACCAACAGATTTCTCTGATGCATTAGTTTTAAATATGAGTTTAGTAGTATCTAGTTATGGGAAAATGAACATGGCAAGTGGGAATGATTGTGGATCCACTGAAGGTTATACTTTGGTTAGCTTTTGCTTGCCCTGTCTAAAGTCTTTGATCAACTAATTCTAAAGATATTTTCATGATGAGAATTTCCATATACCGTAAAAAGTAACATGAATATGGTTTAAGATTCTTGTAATGGTCATTCTATCAGTTTCTGATAAATTCAGAATCTAGTGGTTAGTTCAAAGGCCTAATTTGGAGATCATTTGCCCCAACATAAGCCAAGGTAACTGCTTGGCTGATCTTGCTTAATAAAGTGAACACTATGGCCCTTCTAGCAAGAAAAGCAGTTTATCTAGATAGACGTGAATGCATTCTATGCTTGGACAAGGATTCTTCATTTGTGATGACTGCAAATCACTTTTTTAATGAGAGGTAGCGATTACAAACTGGGAGATCATTTGTGAAAACTTGAAGTGCAGGAAGCCAGCAATGTTTACAGAAAAACTCAGCCTAGCCACAGGAGCCAAGCTTAGGATAACACAGTCCAAGCATGCTTGTACTTGGTATGGCTGCGTTTCATGAAGGTGAATTTAGCAAGGTTCCAAATAAAGGATTTTGAccatatttctttttcttccgGCCAAGCATCCTAATGTGGAAATGCCATAAAAAAAGGGTAGCCATAGACTGTAGCCAATAAATCAAATGAAGGTACGGAAAGCCAGCTCTGATGCCTGTTTTTGACACCTTGAATCAGAGTTTGGACAGTGTGATCTTTGCCCATAAATGTAGAATGGGGTATTCCAAAAACAAGTCTAGTCCATATGTTGTGAAAGAAAGCGGATTACCTTCACCTTCTCAAGAGATGGGTTGCTTTGTAAGTTACAGCACTTTGAGTACCTCGTTATAGTTGTGAGGTATTCTATAACTTAGGACTCAACCCTTGAATGGCTACTTTCACTCTTCAAACCGGACTCAAGGACTAACCCTTTGGCTTTATACATGAAAAAGGGGAACATTATCTTCTCATCAATCCATGGTTGACTTGCAAGAGATCTAGTGTAGTGACAGAAGAGAGAGTGGCTCACACTGTTGGTTTTGAGCGTCACCCTACTGTTTTATTTCCCGCATTGACCAACCTTGGCACTAAAGTCACTAGTTTAAATGGCACCTCACTGGCTTGGAAAATGGAAGCACTACTAAAGGTATCCTAGTAGCAAGCGCTTGATTTTAACCCGTAGAATTAGCAATCATTGACAATAGAATATCTAACGATAGGGACTTGCTTCAAAATGTAACCCATTAATGACTGCTTGCTTTCAACTTGAACAGAAACCCAAGTGAAAGGTACCTCCTGAGTGAGATGGCCTTCGAGGGGTACTAATTCTTTTGGGACGCCAAAAGAGGGTTTCACCTTTCAAATCAATCTTGGCTTCTTTATCAGTAGGTCTGGTCAGTCAAATTCAAATGCTTAGCGATTCCTCCCTGCCAATGCAACTAGACATTGTATTTTCTTCCTCTAGCCAGGCCAGAGGCCAAAGCTAACTCGTCCTTTTCTTATTCACACTCATGAACTTTTACTCTATATAATTAAGGGCACAAGCTTCTCAAAAAGATATTAGTTGCAACCTTCCCTTTAGTATTTCCTCTTTTCTCTGTCTCTCAAATAAGAACAAGTCTCAAATATCAGAAGGTATCCTCATAAAGGCTCATAGCACAAAATCAAAAgataaaaaatcctaaaaatcaatAGTGCAAGTCTCAACAGAAAGAGAGCCCATAAAAGGTTAATTAATCTGTGAAAGAGTAGTGGAAGTGTCAAGTTCAATGAGAGTTCCAGCCCCACAAAAAAAGACAATCTGTGTCTCTAACAAAATCAGTTACTTTTATATGTGTTCCATCCAGACCATTGTATCTGAAAAACACAGAATAAAGTAGTTAGAAGATATAAATGGTGCCtacattttttaaaaactaaggcCCTACACAGGGAGAAATGCATGCCATCCTTTTTATAAACAGAGATGCGAACTAGAAAAAGATATCAATTCAAACTTTGAATTTATAATTGCTTTTAGTAATTGTCCCATTTTAGATGTCGAAAGTTTAGTATCTATTGATTTGGTAAAAATTTGTAATTATATTTTAGTTTGGCAGGAATTCTTTTGATATGGTACCATTATATTAAGATTATTATATTTCATAATTAGAAATATATTTTTCTCATTTGGTTGGTATTTAGTGTATAAAAGTGTTTTTGTCTCCATGTATTTTTTAACTTTCGTtcgataaaatattttttgataatCATTGTgtgatatttccttttattctttggTTCATTAATTTCATCTTGATTTTTGTGTGTTTTAAAGATTCAATTTTGATATTGTATTAATTTAGTATTGAAGCATTCTTGTGTGATATCAATTTGGTATCAAAGTCAAGTCCCAACCATGCCATATTCTTGGaatcaaaatcaagtccaaaccaTGCCATCCACTCCACTGCATTCTTCATCTTAATTCCTTCTCAAGCATTCGTCCATCCATCACCTTCACACATTCGCCTTCTTCCATCACTTCTTTGATTACTTCACCACTCGCTTTCTAGCAAATCTTCTCCACCAGACGTGTTCGAGCCTTTACAATTCTGAAGTTCTGCCAAACCACACTGCCAGCAACTTCCTCATAGAACTGGTCCCTCTCCTCCACTGTTATTATCCATCGCTACTCATTGCTCACTGCACTGCTTCTCCAAAATTGCTCCATATGTCACCCTTCGCTTTGCTTGATCACCTACAGAGCTCTCATTTCAGACTACTGATTACTGAAGCTATCGAACCATCATAAGCTCTATACTCCTCATCTTGGAATTCACCTTGCTATGAATTTTTCAGTCCCTCGGATATCTTATACCGTCCTTTGTCAATCACCTTTAAGTCCATCTCGTATTGGACCATTgagtctgttagagtgtatactaaaagcttagcttttgtaaatatttattttgaaataaagaatcacattggtcaaaatgtctacattatatgctaaatgtagttgttcaattaatttatattgtagataacatggtgtgtggtgtcgcaCACAGAAggttatgttatcggttctttataaattataaacagtagctcatgactgagatggaaaggaacaaaccattggaatagtcataatgtaattaggtgttgatttatcttgactaataaattacactaatacactctaagtgtattgagcaggaccatttaaggtaagttctttttatactgacttaataaaagaataagactttagttattatggaagtgtgtgctcttaatcctaatataataacgagcacatatatttagtatttatttctttaatttatcaaagggtgagatttagctcgataaatcaaaagtctcgataagttgggaaatgatattacttatagtgtgtgttgttgattatagaaggaaactgtgtcctagtaatctaggttgataatgtctccaagaggagctcataaggattgtcatgttaaaccctgcaggtggacttagtctgacatgccgataaggttgagtggtactactcttggactaagatattaattaaagtgagttgccagtaactcaattaattagtggacattcgacatcctaaacacagggagactaacacactcataataaggagcccaaaatgtaatttgggattggtgcggtagtttaataataattttttagtagtataaattattattgatgaaattaagttgggtgttcggggcgaacacgggaagcttaatttcatcgggagatcaaaaccaattcctcctctcggtccctatcgtagcttcttatttataaagtattatacccacctatacccacctttatacccatcctaaagtggccgaccaagcaagcttagaaccaaagcttgggccggccaagcaaataggataagccaagttgtgtggccggccctagcttgaacccaagcttggtgtggccggccacatcaaattaaaaggattttaattttttaaaatatttcttatgtggattccatggttttaaaagagagtttaaaattataaatctttccttttatagctttctacaaaaagattaaaaaaagatttgatatctttccttatttgtagattaaaaggaagattttaattttgaaaaaacttttcctttttgtaactatgttcatgatttaaaagagagttttaaaattataaatttttccttttataagtttctacaaaagattaagaaaagatttgatatcttttcttatttgtagattgaggggaagattttaattttaaaagataacttttctttttggaaatcatccagaTGTTTTagtagagagattttaatttataaaattccttttataaccaaccatgaagggaaaaattattagagaaattttattttaaaatttccgaaaacaaataaggaagttttaattttgtgttaaaactttccttgcttggagcaatgaggtggccgaccatgatatttaagaaaaggaaattggttttaatcaattaaattttccttttcatagcaaagaaaataaggaagattttatttaatttttccttatttgccaataccaaggaatataaaagagggggtagaggtgccttcatgagggagaactctattctattttcctccctctcttccttggtggtggccggccctagtccttgttcttctctcttctcttcttctttggtggccggcggcgtcatcccttggagctttgtggtggtggccggatcttgcttggaggagaaggagagaaaggaggctttgtttctagcatcccttggagcttggtggtgtggccgaaattcttcgtctcaaggagaggagcttggccgaaacttgcaaggagaaagaaaaagggTTTggatggttctcatctcggtagatcgttgtccacacaatgtccgagataagaagaggaatacggtagaagatcaagagggcattgcatacaaagaaaggtataactagtaattgttttcaatatcatactagtttttctttgtatgaattccaaacacaagaggcatataattctaggtttcgaagttgtgattcgagtttgtgttttttttttgtttttcgaatttatgattcgattgttccttttggttaaacctagggttatataaggaaattaaatattgacgtCAGCCTCAATCTTCTTTATTAGACTTTGGTCCCAATTTTTACACGATACTGGTTTTCTAATGCCGTCGAGTGGAAGTGCGAAACTggtttggatgatgatccacatttcGACTTATGTTTTGAGGTGATACTCCATTCGGTTCTTCCAATAGCCGAAATCCTCGCAGGAGAATAGTGGTGGTcgtgcagtgttgtagccttcttggtgggtcatTTAGAAAAAGATTCTTGCAAAGATAAAAATGatgaaacttgttccaagacttagttttGGATTAGTACTGCGGTTGAAAAATAAGACAATAAATCGGCTCAaatggtgttgcactaatttcgaGAAAAATCCAACGAATAAACATTTATCGTGAGATGAGAATCATATTGGACAAATCAAAATTTAGTAAAAAGACATaagaatttatattaaaaaacagATGAAAAAACAATGAAAAATGCTCGAACAATAGTTGTACCGATTCAGAACggcccactctgataccaattgttggatcgatgcGCGCTtgagagggtgaatagcgctcgtggctttcacgtttgttttaaaacaaaaatcaaaGAGATAAGGGCAGCGGaataaagatagaaacgaaaagcAAACAATACtaacacaccaagatttacttggttcggagcctgtaacGACCCCtgctccaaggcccgcgattgtcgatcgctttcgttgggaaatcactatcaattcggaaAGTTAAGGTAATGATTACAATCAAGCAATTAATTTTAACAATAACAAATAATACCGACGACTTGGAGTATCAAATCTTGAACGTGGTTATCGTCGGAGCAGCTTTTGGGCATTGTAGAGGCTTTATCAAAGCAGCGCATAGAAGCAGAAGTTGCTTGGAATCTCGTTGTGAAACCACTAGTCGAATGCTTCTTTTATGGGTTATTCCGAGCACCTGGACCATGCTGACATAGCGTGCACTTATCGAAACTCGATCCAGCAAAGGTTatccacttccgggcgcccggacgccGACCTGGAACGTGACGCAGGTCCGACCAATCCTCACACTCCAGCTTAGGGAACAGATCATATTTTGGTCGTTCGGACCACGAGGGCGCCTAGTCCTCGCCTAGGTTGTTACTCGGGGAAGgcatcccgggcgcctggacttcCATTTTGTCCATTTTCAACTTCCTGCAAAATAAGATTAGTCCAGACACATAATATGTAAAGAACGATAAGATTTGATAGCTTTCGGACTGTctgatcctgactttgagtttcgctgaaactctagatcggaccgatgcctactgttccctcttcaaagaacgcgtcctcacctactcctctcaggaaaaattatctttttccagatcggtcctccaaacCATCTGATCAGGACTTCTCTGCTAGACGTCCGATCCCCGGCCCGTTTAGTCTTCCGCTTGGTGTCCGCGacccaggacttccacctagaatCCGCGATTCTACGATTTCACCTGACGTCCTCGACCGGCTAAGACTTCACCTAGTCCCTCGACTAGGTTTTCGTagcctaaccatagctaggactttccacctgcctatccgcaactaggactttccttcgcctaagatcacttaggacttttttg includes these proteins:
- the LOC122053702 gene encoding uncharacterized protein LOC122053702, with the translated sequence MALDVEDEAFFADLNKQLAMLIMDDDEEFPTQCPPLPVQEIAYMPQMIMLMPPYISEVVQRRERKGTGVFIPKSTAPRKKNKSRRPTTSSMENNNSNNNYSKRQQQKPPIYPNYNCSNSSSFL